A single genomic interval of Nitrosopumilaceae archaeon harbors:
- a CDS encoding tRNA uridine(34) 5-carboxymethylaminomethyl modification radical SAM/GNAT enzyme Elp3 encodes MQKTEIVFETACLEISKNLLAILQPTSNDVKREIKKICIKYSLERIPRNYEILAEVEGDDFIKLQKALIRKPVKTASGVAVIALMPKPYACPHGRCTYCPGGVEYNTPNSYTGREPSTQNAIANNYDPKKQIIDKLDHLLTYGHDSSKLEIVIVGGTFLFMPRDYQINFIKSCFDALNGFDSPNLESAKKNNELAKIRNVGFTIETKPDYCKKEHVDWMLDYGITRIEIGMQSLHENVYKIINRGHDLNDVVESFQIAKDAGYKIVSHMMPGLPTMTPQQDIDDFKKLFDDPAFRPDMLKIYPTLVLENTGLYNSYKDGTYVPYSDQDMIKVLTEIKKIIPRWVRIMRVQREISSDQIIAGPKLGNLRQILQQNLKKQNISCKCIRCREAGLSENSIDLNDMKLNNEEYESSGGREVFLSFDDSKDRIFGFLRLRKPSNKAHRQEVTQNTCIVREIHVYGKSLKLGERDKDSVQHLGLGKNLMTEAEKISKEEFDAKRLLVISAVGTREYYRKLGYSILGPYMSKELV; translated from the coding sequence ATGCAAAAAACAGAAATAGTTTTTGAGACGGCATGCTTAGAAATCTCAAAGAATCTTCTTGCAATTCTCCAACCAACAAGTAATGATGTAAAAAGAGAGATCAAAAAAATCTGTATCAAATACTCTTTAGAAAGGATTCCAAGAAACTATGAAATACTTGCAGAAGTAGAAGGGGATGATTTCATAAAACTTCAAAAGGCGTTGATACGAAAACCAGTAAAAACAGCTTCAGGAGTTGCAGTAATTGCACTAATGCCAAAACCATATGCATGTCCACATGGAAGATGCACTTATTGTCCTGGCGGAGTAGAATACAACACACCAAACAGCTACACCGGCAGAGAGCCTTCAACTCAAAATGCAATAGCAAATAATTATGATCCAAAAAAACAGATAATTGACAAGCTTGATCATTTGTTAACTTATGGTCACGATAGCTCAAAACTTGAAATTGTCATAGTGGGCGGAACATTTCTGTTTATGCCAAGAGATTATCAGATTAACTTTATCAAATCATGTTTTGATGCATTAAATGGATTTGATTCACCAAATTTAGAATCTGCCAAGAAAAACAATGAACTGGCAAAAATAAGAAATGTTGGTTTTACAATAGAGACCAAACCAGATTATTGTAAAAAAGAACATGTTGATTGGATGCTTGATTATGGAATAACAAGAATAGAGATAGGAATGCAAAGTCTGCATGAGAATGTTTATAAAATCATAAACAGGGGTCATGACTTAAACGATGTAGTAGAATCATTTCAAATTGCAAAGGATGCAGGATACAAAATTGTATCTCATATGATGCCAGGATTACCTACTATGACTCCACAACAAGACATTGACGATTTCAAAAAGCTATTCGATGACCCTGCCTTCAGACCAGATATGCTAAAAATATACCCAACTCTCGTTTTGGAAAACACCGGTCTTTACAATTCTTACAAAGATGGAACATATGTTCCATATTCAGATCAAGACATGATCAAAGTACTAACGGAAATTAAAAAGATCATACCACGATGGGTTAGAATAATGAGGGTACAAAGAGAAATATCATCAGATCAGATAATTGCAGGACCAAAACTTGGTAACCTACGCCAAATATTACAACAAAATCTCAAAAAACAAAACATATCATGTAAGTGTATAAGATGTAGGGAAGCTGGACTTTCAGAAAATTCCATAGATCTCAACGATATGAAACTAAACAATGAAGAATACGAATCATCTGGAGGTCGTGAAGTATTTTTGTCCTTCGATGATTCTAAAGACAGAATATTTGGATTCTTGAGACTTAGAAAACCAAGTAATAAGGCACACAGACAAGAAGTAACACAAAACACATGCATTGTAAGAGAGATTCATGTTTATGGCAAATCGTTAAAGCTTGGTGAAAGAGACAAGGATAGTGTTCAACATTTAGGATTAGGTAAAAACCTAATGACTGAAGCTGAAAAAATCTCAAAAGAAGAATTTGATGCAAAAAGATTACTCGTGATTAGTGCAGTAGGCACCAGAGAATATTATAGAAAACTAGGATATTCGATTTTAGGCCCTTACATGTCAAAGGAATTGGTATGA
- the purM gene encoding phosphoribosylformylglycinamidine cyclo-ligase, whose protein sequence is MGITYKDAGIDIKKIKQSQATIGRLITSTHKLQKKIQIKSGFGHYAGIVEIPGGKLLATHTDGVGTKVVISQMMKKYDTIGIDCIAMNVNDIICIGAVPISFVDYIAANRNEHEIFKKIVQGLVKGAKKAQVPIVGGETAIMPDVITGKDFMFDLAGMVVGILDKRDMVLGDMITPGDIIIGVKSSGLHSNGYSLARKVLLSKYSLKDKIKGSRTLGDVLLEPTEIYVRPVLEALEDCDIHGLAHITGGSFTKLLRLKKTGYMIDNMPEPPDIFQLIENEDVEKEEMYKTFNMGIGFCLIAPEEEGELIENIFKKHGLKSRQIGSIVEKKGVFVDSLRIA, encoded by the coding sequence ATGGGTATTACTTACAAGGATGCAGGTATTGACATTAAAAAAATAAAACAAAGTCAAGCTACAATTGGCAGACTAATTACATCAACTCATAAGCTACAAAAGAAGATTCAGATAAAATCAGGATTTGGTCATTACGCCGGAATTGTAGAGATTCCTGGTGGAAAACTCTTGGCAACACATACTGATGGAGTAGGTACCAAAGTTGTCATATCTCAGATGATGAAAAAATATGATACAATAGGAATTGACTGTATAGCGATGAATGTAAATGACATCATCTGTATTGGAGCTGTTCCAATATCATTTGTTGATTACATAGCAGCAAATAGAAATGAACATGAAATTTTTAAAAAAATAGTTCAAGGATTGGTAAAAGGCGCAAAAAAAGCTCAAGTTCCCATAGTGGGAGGAGAGACTGCAATAATGCCAGATGTAATAACAGGAAAAGATTTCATGTTTGATCTTGCTGGAATGGTTGTAGGCATATTAGACAAACGCGACATGGTTTTAGGAGACATGATAACACCAGGCGACATAATTATTGGAGTCAAAAGTAGCGGATTACATTCAAATGGTTATTCGCTTGCGAGAAAAGTACTGCTTTCAAAATATTCTCTCAAGGACAAAATAAAGGGATCAAGAACGTTGGGAGATGTTCTTTTAGAACCAACTGAGATCTATGTCAGACCTGTACTTGAAGCTCTTGAAGACTGTGACATACATGGACTTGCACACATAACAGGAGGTTCTTTTACAAAACTATTGAGGTTGAAAAAAACAGGATATATGATAGACAACATGCCAGAACCTCCAGATATATTTCAATTAATTGAGAACGAAGATGTAGAAAAAGAAGAGATGTACAAGACATTTAACATGGGAATTGGGTTTTGTCTCATAGCTCCAGAGGAAGAAGGAGAACTAATTGAGAATATCTTCAAAAAACATGGTTTGAAAAGCAGACAAATTGGTAGCATAGTAGAAAAAAAAGGAGTCTTTGTAGATTCGCTTAGAATTGCTTGA
- a CDS encoding PAC2 family protein, with the protein MADSVINMIPQGFVTGIPGAILNECILQEIRGVALLVKADPQKPDPLAATTLVEAVNRIYR; encoded by the coding sequence ATGGCAGATAGTGTAATCAACATGATTCCTCAAGGTTTTGTAACTGGAATCCCCGGTGCAATATTAAATGAATGTATATTACAAGAAATTCGAGGAGTTGCTTTACTTGTCAAAGCAGATCCACAAAAACCAGATCCTCTTGCAGCTACAACCCTTGTAGAAGCTGTTAATCGGATTTATCGATAG
- a CDS encoding Lrp/AsnC ligand binding domain-containing protein, which yields MHSAFILMNAELGKENHIVKELRQIPNVKEVYPVYGVYDVLMELEADSMEVLRETITTKIRKLDGIKSTLTMIIVKDQ from the coding sequence ATGCATAGTGCGTTTATACTAATGAATGCAGAACTTGGTAAGGAAAATCATATTGTAAAAGAACTACGCCAAATTCCAAATGTCAAAGAAGTTTATCCAGTTTATGGAGTATATGATGTATTGATGGAATTGGAAGCTGATTCGATGGAAGTCTTGCGTGAAACAATCACAACAAAGATTAGAAAATTAGATGGAATCAAGTCCACTTTGACTATGATAATTGTAAAAGACCAATGA
- a CDS encoding TldD/PmbA family protein: protein MSACEKVLSKAKSLQLDECETFLVERKITTIRITNSEIAELKQNQERGLAVRIIHEKRIGSAKTTNFENDIVEKALQSTSLVKPKNFWKSLPFAAKFSIVEKTFDKKLEEISGIEASDIAQEMINAAKQQKITTISGSLNIVSENIEIANSNGLNCTDKATYIAGNINADSDYGITPVSGVGAISSRTVNNFSSETVGKDAAEMCINSINPESCQSETYSIIFEPYAIGEMLAFVFSSNFNLKTYSEKRSCFVDKLGKNIATENFNLIDDPHHPEGIGSKSFDDEGVPTLPRHLIKSGIFTNTFSDSFYAFKEGMKSTGNASRMGSPMGRNAQPIPFPSPHNLRIDGRGETKDEIIKNTKKGLLVGRLWYTYPVNPERGDFSCTARSGIRIIENGIIKNSGKSFRIVHNLTTLLQNVSAIGNDIKNVLQWSSLPCITPSIKVEGVKIIPI from the coding sequence TTGTCAGCTTGTGAGAAGGTACTCTCTAAGGCTAAAAGTCTACAGTTGGACGAGTGTGAAACATTCCTTGTAGAAAGGAAAATCACAACAATAAGAATAACAAATTCAGAAATAGCTGAATTAAAACAAAACCAAGAAAGAGGACTTGCCGTACGAATCATTCATGAAAAAAGAATTGGTTCTGCCAAGACTACAAATTTTGAAAACGATATAGTTGAAAAGGCATTGCAATCAACATCTCTTGTCAAACCAAAAAATTTCTGGAAGTCTTTACCTTTTGCTGCAAAATTTTCCATAGTTGAAAAAACTTTTGATAAAAAACTTGAAGAGATCTCCGGAATAGAAGCATCTGATATTGCACAGGAGATGATCAATGCTGCCAAACAACAAAAAATTACAACAATTTCTGGATCTTTGAATATTGTCTCTGAAAATATTGAGATTGCCAACAGTAACGGATTAAATTGTACTGACAAGGCAACATACATTGCTGGAAATATTAACGCAGATTCAGATTATGGCATCACACCAGTAAGCGGTGTTGGGGCTATTTCGTCTAGAACTGTTAACAATTTTTCTTCCGAAACAGTTGGAAAGGATGCTGCAGAAATGTGCATAAACTCTATAAATCCAGAAAGTTGTCAATCTGAAACTTATAGTATTATTTTTGAACCTTATGCAATTGGAGAAATGCTTGCTTTTGTTTTTTCTTCAAATTTTAATCTAAAAACATATTCAGAAAAAAGAAGTTGTTTTGTAGATAAGCTTGGCAAAAACATAGCCACTGAAAATTTTAACCTAATAGATGATCCACATCATCCAGAAGGAATCGGTAGCAAGTCCTTTGATGATGAGGGAGTTCCTACTTTACCACGACACCTCATAAAATCAGGTATCTTTACAAATACATTTTCCGACTCGTTTTATGCATTCAAAGAAGGAATGAAATCTACAGGAAATGCAAGTCGGATGGGTTCGCCTATGGGCAGAAATGCACAGCCAATACCCTTTCCATCACCACACAACCTAAGGATAGACGGCAGGGGTGAAACGAAAGACGAGATAATAAAAAATACAAAAAAAGGATTGCTTGTAGGAAGACTCTGGTATACATATCCAGTAAATCCAGAGCGCGGTGATTTTTCTTGTACAGCAAGAAGCGGAATCAGAATAATAGAAAACGGAATTATTAAAAACTCAGGCAAATCATTCAGAATAGTACATAACCTTACAACATTATTACAAAATGTTTCAGCTATAGGAAATGATATAAAAAATGTGTTACAGTGGAGTTCACTTCCCTGCATCACTCCATCTATCAAGGTAGAAGGAGTAAAGATAATTCCAATTTAA
- the cofH gene encoding 5-amino-6-(D-ribitylamino)uracil--L-tyrosine 4-hydroxyphenyl transferase CofH translates to MIVQSSLFDSLLRCADPLIVETLDRALAEKEISVEESTRLFYAKGINFHLVGMVANELRKRRVGDVVTYIINRNINFTNVCIKQCGFCAFSRDFREEEGYFLPTEEIVRRTREARTLGATEVCVQAGLPPDMDGETYENICKAIKKEVSDIHIHGFSPEEVLYGATRSNISIKEYLVRLKEAGVNSLPGTAAEILDQKLRDRISPGRISVKNWIEIIKTAHRLGIPSTSTIMFGHLETPEDRARHIGLIREIQKETSGFTEFVPLNFIHSEAPMYKNNLHVGIKNGANGNDVLLMHAVSRIMLNNYINNIQTSWVKEGGNMSQLLLMWGANDFGGTLINESISTAAGAKHGQLLKPKEIRNFIRQIDRIPAQRTTSYKIIQTYETKEKEDVLDKVENTSQFGSYHELIKLDKYRYKNRRN, encoded by the coding sequence ATGATTGTTCAATCATCACTGTTTGATTCTCTGTTAAGATGTGCTGATCCACTAATAGTTGAAACTTTGGATAGAGCACTTGCTGAAAAGGAAATTTCAGTAGAAGAATCAACAAGGTTGTTTTATGCAAAAGGAATAAATTTTCACCTTGTTGGCATGGTTGCAAACGAGTTAAGGAAAAGAAGAGTTGGCGATGTTGTCACTTATATCATAAACAGAAACATCAATTTTACAAATGTCTGCATTAAACAATGTGGATTTTGTGCATTCAGTAGGGATTTTCGTGAAGAGGAGGGATATTTTTTACCCACAGAAGAAATTGTAAGACGAACTAGAGAGGCAAGAACTCTAGGTGCAACTGAAGTTTGTGTACAAGCAGGTCTACCTCCTGACATGGATGGAGAAACTTATGAGAATATCTGCAAGGCAATAAAAAAAGAAGTCTCTGACATTCACATTCATGGATTTTCGCCAGAAGAAGTATTGTATGGTGCAACAAGATCTAACATATCAATCAAAGAATATCTTGTACGACTAAAAGAAGCAGGTGTCAATTCACTTCCTGGAACAGCTGCAGAGATTTTGGATCAAAAACTTCGCGACCGAATTTCTCCTGGAAGAATAAGCGTAAAAAACTGGATCGAGATAATTAAAACAGCTCATAGACTAGGGATTCCTTCAACATCTACTATCATGTTTGGTCACTTGGAAACACCAGAGGACAGAGCGAGACATATCGGTTTGATTCGCGAAATTCAAAAGGAGACGAGTGGTTTTACAGAATTTGTTCCATTGAATTTCATACATTCTGAAGCTCCAATGTACAAGAACAATCTACATGTTGGAATAAAAAATGGTGCCAATGGAAATGATGTACTATTAATGCATGCAGTATCACGTATAATGTTAAATAATTACATAAACAACATTCAAACTTCTTGGGTTAAAGAGGGCGGAAACATGTCACAGCTCTTGCTCATGTGGGGAGCAAATGATTTTGGTGGAACGTTGATAAATGAAAGTATATCCACAGCAGCAGGAGCAAAACACGGACAGCTTCTTAAACCAAAAGAGATTAGAAATTTCATAAGACAGATTGACAGAATTCCAGCACAAAGAACTACCTCCTATAAAATAATACAGACGTATGAAACTAAAGAAAAAGAAGATGTTTTGGATAAAGTTGAAAACACATCACAATTTGGTTCTTATCATGAATTAATCAAGCTGGACAAATACAGGTACAAAAATAGGCGAAATTAG
- the cofG gene encoding 7,8-didemethyl-8-hydroxy-5-deazariboflavin synthase subunit CofG: MSKLTLISDALNRVIDNKEISKEEAYQIYEESQNTPLELYKTSQILRNRYKGTHVTYSRKIFFNLINLCRDTCSYCTYKSEPNQSKSSMMSKQDVHNLAKIGKTHKCTEALFVTGERPEQKYQEARIWLKENGFVSTVEYLIHASEVALNKGLFPHTNAGNLTKSEMNELKKTNVSLGLMLENSSVRLSQSGMPHESAPSKHPKARLRVLKDAGELGIPMTTGILIGIGETAIEVIDSIYAIKEIHEKYGHIQEIILQNFQPKSDTMMKNVPSPEEKYFKTLIALARVIMPEMNIQIPPNLSPDSYASFLSVGINDWGGISPLTPDYVNPEFSWPSIDTIAKNSHKAGFELKARLPVYPEFFSFVHPDLKSKISECTDSEGFVKMEQQK; the protein is encoded by the coding sequence TTGAGCAAACTTACCTTAATTTCTGACGCATTAAATAGAGTTATTGATAATAAAGAAATTTCAAAGGAGGAGGCTTACCAGATTTATGAGGAATCGCAAAATACTCCCCTTGAACTCTACAAAACATCACAAATTTTAAGAAACAGATACAAAGGAACCCACGTTACGTATTCAAGAAAAATCTTTTTCAATTTAATTAATCTCTGTAGGGACACATGTTCATATTGTACTTACAAATCAGAACCAAACCAATCAAAGAGTTCTATGATGTCAAAACAAGATGTACATAACCTTGCAAAGATTGGAAAAACTCACAAATGTACAGAGGCATTATTTGTTACAGGAGAAAGACCAGAACAAAAATACCAAGAAGCAAGAATATGGCTTAAAGAAAATGGTTTTGTAAGTACTGTCGAGTATTTGATTCATGCATCTGAAGTTGCTCTTAATAAAGGACTTTTCCCTCACACTAATGCCGGAAACCTTACAAAATCAGAAATGAACGAACTTAAAAAAACTAATGTAAGTCTTGGTCTAATGCTTGAAAATTCCAGTGTACGATTATCACAAAGTGGCATGCCTCACGAGTCTGCTCCTAGTAAACATCCCAAAGCAAGACTTCGAGTACTAAAAGATGCTGGTGAACTTGGAATCCCAATGACGACAGGAATTCTTATTGGAATTGGTGAAACTGCTATTGAAGTAATTGATTCAATCTATGCAATAAAAGAGATTCATGAAAAATACGGTCACATCCAAGAAATTATTTTGCAAAACTTTCAACCAAAATCAGATACTATGATGAAAAATGTTCCGTCTCCAGAAGAAAAATATTTTAAAACACTAATTGCACTTGCCAGAGTAATTATGCCAGAAATGAACATCCAGATTCCACCAAATCTTTCTCCAGACTCCTATGCAAGTTTTCTATCTGTTGGAATAAATGATTGGGGAGGAATTTCCCCACTAACTCCTGATTATGTAAATCCTGAATTCTCGTGGCCATCTATAGATACGATTGCGAAAAATTCTCATAAAGCAGGATTTGAGTTAAAAGCAAGACTTCCAGTGTATCCAGAATTTTTTTCATTTGTGCATCCAGATCTTAAATCTAAAATATCAGAGTGTACAGACTCTGAAGGGTTTGTGAAAATGGAGCAACAAAAATGA
- a CDS encoding trypsin-like peptidase domain-containing protein, producing the protein MDKTTAILGCIYGVIVISLVFVFFISPQKTDLMNGSMNTNYFDQILSKNSEMSLADLFAKSDDGVVQVIVRTSNDTSGGRDLGSGIVYDLNGHIITNNHVVKNATKITVTFHEGESYTATIVGTDPFADLAVIKVNADQSILHPLTLGDSSKLRIGEPVAAIGSPFGLSGSITSGIVSQVGRLLETPDTALFSIPDVIQTDTAINPGNSGGPLLDMQGRVIGINTAIQSGTGEFSGIGFAIPSNIIKKIVPALIQNGHFKHPWIGISGISIDPDLASALRLQVSSGFMIQNVVMESPAGKAGLHGYTNTTTVDGTKYKIGGDIILGIDNNQVRKLEDILNYLQEEKSVGDKITLKILRNGHTSNFDLILEERPNQNQH; encoded by the coding sequence TTGGATAAGACAACTGCCATTTTGGGCTGCATTTATGGTGTAATTGTAATATCATTGGTCTTTGTTTTTTTTATTTCGCCACAAAAAACTGATCTTATGAATGGTTCTATGAACACAAATTATTTTGATCAGATTTTATCTAAAAATTCTGAAATGTCTCTTGCTGATCTTTTTGCAAAATCTGATGATGGTGTAGTACAAGTAATTGTTCGCACGTCAAACGATACATCAGGGGGTCGTGATCTTGGATCAGGAATTGTATATGATCTAAATGGTCACATTATAACAAATAACCATGTTGTTAAAAATGCCACAAAAATTACAGTAACATTTCATGAAGGAGAATCATACACAGCAACAATTGTAGGTACAGATCCCTTTGCGGACTTGGCTGTCATCAAGGTAAATGCAGATCAATCAATTCTACATCCACTGACTCTAGGAGATTCATCAAAATTACGTATTGGAGAACCAGTAGCAGCAATAGGAAGTCCTTTTGGTCTTAGTGGTTCAATTACATCGGGAATAGTTAGTCAGGTAGGAAGACTATTGGAGACTCCAGATACTGCTTTATTTTCAATACCAGATGTAATTCAGACAGATACTGCAATAAATCCCGGAAACTCTGGCGGACCATTACTTGACATGCAAGGACGAGTGATAGGAATCAACACTGCCATACAATCTGGTACTGGTGAGTTTTCCGGCATAGGATTTGCAATTCCCTCAAATATAATTAAAAAAATCGTTCCGGCCCTTATACAAAATGGACATTTCAAGCACCCATGGATTGGAATATCTGGTATTAGTATTGACCCAGATTTGGCCAGTGCTCTCAGATTACAGGTATCAAGCGGATTTATGATTCAAAATGTTGTAATGGAAAGTCCAGCAGGAAAAGCAGGTCTTCACGGTTACACCAATACAACTACTGTTGATGGTACAAAATACAAAATAGGTGGCGACATCATCTTAGGTATTGATAACAATCAAGTACGAAAACTTGAAGACATTCTGAATTATCTACAAGAAGAAAAATCAGTTGGGGATAAAATAACTTTAAAGATCCTTCGCAACGGTCATACAAGCAATTTTGATTTGATTCTAGAAGAAAGACCCAATCAAAATCAACACTAG
- a CDS encoding glycosyltransferase, which produces MEIILDVFNYILAAILVGVAITWILLIKSMWISFRDSPFLDKFEVKPHSKPKVSVILPARNEEGFIEKCLASLLDQDYENYEIIVIDDRSEDRTAEIIKKMAEKNSKIIYVLAEPKPENWMGKNWACFEGFKKSTGELLLFTDADTKHSKDIISLSVSHLLSDNLDALTVIPKMICLDKWTKITLPMLSTFLHTRFSAIRVNDPSKKTGYFFGSFFIIKRKTYESVGTHEGVKGEIVEDGALGKKVKESGHKMKMVRGEHLIEAVWARDWSTLWHALKRLMIPLYLQNKNIAVGIFVAVLFLLFMPFPILAYSVIFANLSESFSVLFVVSIITVSLLYVAAIIEVKKGLSLGLRHAVLGPIGSFIIVIGFAAGILQAKSSTAVMWRGRTYSMVDQIQNSINL; this is translated from the coding sequence ATGGAAATTATCTTGGATGTTTTTAATTATATTCTAGCTGCCATTTTAGTTGGAGTTGCCATTACTTGGATTCTATTGATAAAATCAATGTGGATTTCATTTAGAGATTCACCTTTTTTAGACAAGTTTGAAGTAAAACCGCATTCAAAACCAAAGGTATCAGTTATTTTACCAGCAAGAAACGAGGAAGGGTTTATTGAAAAATGCCTTGCTTCGCTTTTAGACCAAGACTATGAGAATTATGAGATAATAGTAATTGACGATAGATCAGAGGATAGAACTGCAGAAATAATTAAAAAAATGGCAGAAAAAAACTCCAAGATTATTTATGTATTGGCAGAACCAAAACCAGAAAATTGGATGGGGAAAAATTGGGCTTGCTTTGAAGGTTTTAAAAAATCCACAGGTGAACTTTTGTTATTTACTGATGCCGATACTAAACATTCAAAAGACATTATTTCATTATCAGTTTCACATCTTCTAAGTGATAACCTTGATGCGCTCACTGTCATTCCAAAAATGATCTGTCTTGACAAGTGGACCAAAATTACACTACCAATGCTTTCAACCTTTTTGCATACCAGATTTTCAGCTATTCGTGTAAACGATCCATCAAAAAAAACAGGTTATTTTTTTGGAAGTTTTTTCATTATCAAAAGAAAAACCTACGAAAGTGTTGGAACCCATGAAGGAGTAAAAGGAGAAATTGTAGAGGACGGCGCTCTTGGAAAAAAGGTAAAGGAATCAGGTCATAAGATGAAGATGGTTCGTGGTGAACATCTTATAGAGGCAGTTTGGGCACGAGATTGGTCAACACTTTGGCACGCTTTAAAACGCCTCATGATCCCACTTTATCTTCAAAATAAAAACATCGCAGTAGGAATTTTTGTTGCAGTTTTGTTTTTGCTCTTCATGCCATTTCCTATTTTGGCATATTCTGTAATCTTTGCAAATTTGTCCGAATCATTTTCAGTGCTTTTTGTAGTCTCAATTATTACGGTTTCGCTTCTTTATGTTGCAGCAATTATAGAGGTGAAAAAAGGGCTATCACTTGGTCTCAGGCATGCAGTACTTGGTCCTATAGGCAGTTTCATCATTGTCATAGGTTTTGCAGCTGGAATTTTACAAGCAAAGAGTAGCACTGCAGTAATGTGGAGAGGAAGAACGTATTCAATGGTAGATCAAATTCAAAATTCAATAAACTTATAG
- a CDS encoding SRPBCC family protein, which yields MVQIQSSIDVNASLEKIWNIVSDLDAEPKFWKGTKEVRNISKQDNIITREVTIAFKDSKCMQIVTLFPKEKIQAEFTKGIINGTKTIILTPKDGAIHLEAIWDMKLSGMMGIFTGMVKKHIQSGTEQALQSIKQEAEK from the coding sequence ATGGTTCAAATACAAAGTTCCATAGACGTAAACGCATCACTTGAAAAAATTTGGAATATCGTATCAGATCTTGATGCAGAGCCTAAATTCTGGAAAGGTACAAAGGAAGTAAGAAACATATCAAAACAAGATAATATTATCACACGTGAGGTTACAATTGCCTTCAAAGATTCCAAATGTATGCAAATTGTAACCCTATTTCCTAAAGAAAAAATTCAAGCCGAGTTTACTAAGGGAATCATAAATGGAACTAAGACAATAATTCTCACACCAAAAGATGGAGCAATCCACCTAGAAGCAATTTGGGATATGAAACTCTCAGGAATGATGGGCATATTTACAGGTATGGTAAAAAAACACATCCAGAGTGGAACTGAACAGGCACTACAAAGCATAAAACAAGAAGCAGAGAAGTAA